A region from the Triticum aestivum cultivar Chinese Spring chromosome 3D, IWGSC CS RefSeq v2.1, whole genome shotgun sequence genome encodes:
- the LOC123078675 gene encoding protein trichome birefringence-like 38 — MAPERPRHKLCLFLLAALACSLHAGAAAANTSTSTLAIRHKPPSKPRHGSTRQHRPGPRGSHAGSGMASCNMFQGSWVYDDALPMYDAAGCPFVEPEFDCQKYGRPDKLYLKYRWRPASCELPRFDGRDFLSRWKGKKVLFVGDSISLNQWESLVCMLHAAAPASRTSYSRGNPVSTVTFQDYGLSVAYYRSTYLVDIVEESIGRVLKLDSISGDAWLGTDMLVFNTWHWWTHTGKDQPWDYVQDGAHVMKDMDRLTAFSKGMSTWARWVDSNVDTSKTKVYFQGISPTHFNGAQWGESSSSCAHQTKPIAGPTYPGGPLPAQGAVRNALGGMSKPVFLLDITLLSQLRRDAHPSAYSGGHPSNDCSHWCLAGLPDTWNQILYASLLA, encoded by the exons ATGGCCCCCGAGCGGCCGCGGCACAAGCTatgcctcttcctcctcgccgcctTGGCGTGCTCGCTGCACGCAGGCGCCGCCGCGGCGAACACGTCAACGTCCACCCTGGCCATCCGGCACAAGCCGCCGTCGAAGCCAAGGCACGGCAGCACGAGGCAGCACCGACCGGGTCCGCGAGGGAGCCACGCCGGCAGCGGGATGGCGTCGTGCAACATGTTCCAGGGCAGCTGGGTGTACGACGACGCGCTGCCGATGTACGACGCGGCGGGCTGCCCCTTCGTGGAGCCGGAGTTCGACTGCCAGAAGTACGGCCGCCCTGACAAGCTCTACCTCAAGTACCGGTGGCGCCCCGCCTCCTGCGAGCTCCCGAG GTTCGACGGGCGGGACTTCCTGAGCAGATGGAAGGGGAAGAAGGTACTGTTCGTGGGGGACTCCATCAGCCTGAACCAATGGGAGTCGCTGGTGTGCATGCTGCACGCGGCCGCGCCGGCCTCCAGGACCAGCTACAGCAGGGGCAACCCCGTCTCCACCGTCACGTTTCAG GACTACGGGCTGTCGGTGGCGTACTACCGGAGCACCTACCTGGTGGACATCGTCGAGGAGTCCATCGGCCGGGTGCTGAAGCTCGACTCCATCTCCGGCGACGCGTGGCTCGGCACCGACATGCTCGTCTTCAACACTTGGCACTGGTGGACCCACACCGGCAAGGACCAACC ATGGGACTATGTGCAAGATGGGGCTCACGTCATGAAAGACATGGACCGGCTCACGGCCTTCTCCAAGGGGATGTCCACGTGGGCCAGATGGGTGGACTCTAACGTGGACACCTCCAAGACCAAGGTCTATTTCCAGGGCATCTCTCCGACACACTTCAA TGGAGCGCAGTGGGGGGAGAGCTCCAGCAGCTGCGCACACCAGACGAAGCCGATCGCGGGGCCGACGTACCCGGGCGGGCCGCTTCCGGCGCAGGGCGCGGTGCGGAACGCGCTCGGCGGCATGTCCAAGCCGGTGTTCCTGCTGGACATCACGCTGCTGTCGCAGCTGAGGAGGGACGCGCACCCGTCGGCGTACAGCGGCGGCCACCCCAGCAACGACTGCAGCCACTGGTGCCTTGCCGGCCTGCCCGACACCTGGAACCAGATCCTCTACGCGTCGCTCCTTGCATAG